The proteins below come from a single Chrysoperla carnea chromosome 1, inChrCarn1.1, whole genome shotgun sequence genomic window:
- the LOC123302107 gene encoding uncharacterized protein LOC123302107: MNTILFPVDFIENQIPPPDLKRICRICMGCSPVMSDIFMDIEGQPLNEFIMECFPIRIQRGEKLPELICSPCLEKLMIVRQFRILCLHSDRCLRTELGNILQTQSSYSVVPVSNIQTANETYIDSSGNQVILVTSPENKDQQLLEEEEQTYYILHEDGNTYRATTTEVKADDNNLILIDDEEEEVQEEIEEVDDPSIIEEDHDGESEIVLSDVIDPNEHGKRIKHSDLNSKRRKRTCTTETSNNNSPEFQFVDINEGAQITNDDNLIEILEEEENSTVDMKMKMCSKCASPYETTLLDHNLVCSSNYRDCQFCGLSELNVLQFDKHITEMHIKEYRVCPKCRHVFLEERHFLHHKCKQLIESDFDVNNYTCAFCLTSFNNLQAFTHHYYKEHHKKTNCICNKFI; this comes from the exons ATGAATACAATACTTTTTCCagttgattttattgaaaatcaaatacCACCACCAGATTTAAAACGAATATGTCGTATCTGTATGGGATGTTCCCCTGTAATGTCAGATATTTTCATGGATATCGAAGGGCAACCATTAAACGAATTTATAATGGAATGTTTTCCAATTAgg ATACAACGTGGTGAAAAACTTCCCGAGTTAATATGCAGCCCATGCTTAGAGAAGCTAATGATTGTACGACAATTTCGTATTTTATGTTTACATAGTGATCGATGTTTACGAACTGAACTAGGCAATATCTTACAAACTCAATCAAGTTATAGCGTTGTCCCCGTGTCTAATATTCAAACCGCGAATGAAACTTATATTGACTCTAGTGGCAATCAGGTAATTTTAGTTACAAGTCCTGAAAATAAGGACCAACAATTACTTGAAGAAGAAGAACAAACTTACTATATTCTCCATGAAGATGGCAATACATATAGAGCCACAACTACGGAAGTGAAAGcggatgataataatttaatattaatcgaTGATGAAGAAGAAGAAGTTCAGGAAGAAATTGAAGAAGTTGATGATCCAAGTATTATTGAGGAAGATCATGACGGTGAAAGTGAAATTGTTCTGTCAGATGTAATTGATCCTAATGAACATGGAAAACGAATTAAACATAGTGATCTAAATTCGAAAAGAAGAAAACGAACTTGCACAACTGAAACATCAAATAATAATAGTCCAGAATTTCAGTTTGTTGACATTAATGAAGGCGCACAAATAACCAACgatgataatttaattgaaatattagaagaagaagaaaattcAACTGttgatatgaaaatgaaaatgtgtTCAAAATGTGCTTCACCATATGAAACTACATTACTCGATCATAATTTAGTTTGTTCGTCGAATTATCGTGATTGTCAATTTTGTGGTTTATCGGAATTAAACGTATTACAGTTTGATAAACATATTACTGAAATGCACATTAAAGAGTACCGTGTATGTCCCAAATGTCGACATGTATTTTTGGAGGAGAGACACTTTTTACATCACAAATGTAAACAGTTGATTGAAAGtgattttgatgtaaataattatacGTGTGCATTTTGTTTaacttcatttaataatttacaagcATTCACTCATCATTACTACAAAGAGCATCACAAAAAAACCAactgtatttgtaataaatttatttaa